AAtagaatttttttctttgtaattttGGAGAAGAGCACAAGTGTTCTGTTAAGAGATATATTTATTAATCTGGTAAAGTGGGACTGTAATGGCCCTTACAAAATCTTATAACACCCAATATAATATGCTATTATTTCAGTGTATTTCACTCATTAGGGACAAAAGAATGGCCTGAAAATAAGTGGAATAAAGTTCATTGTTAACCTAATCAGAATAAtgtttattgccaagtaggttttcactttAAAGGAATTTGCCTTGGTGTTTGGTGCATACAAGAAACATAttaagagagggaaaaaaaagtcaaagcacTGCAGAAGTCAAGACCATAAATATAGAACTgataaaaatcaacaaaaacattaaaaagaaacaaacaaaaaatagtaTTACAAATATGTATAATGTAACCAATGTTGGGAACGTTACTTTCAAAATGTACTAGGtcacagattactagttaccctgttaaaaatgtagcTGTTTTGTAGCTGTAACTATTTAAATCACTTCATTTAAAGTAATATAACTAATttcatttgattacttttctaacaaatgaTTTGAATTGGGCAGgaaagctgaaaaaaaatgctggaaaTAGGCTGTGTCAAAAGAAGGCATTCCTGTCAAGTCAAGaaaactgtcattttatttttttaaaaatataatacaaaatgaagtaatataatataatgtcgCACATTAAAGCATCTTACAGGAAAGAATAAATTTGGATATAATcaacattttcattattaaatgtAGTTTATTAAGTATTTTTGTCAGTAAGGATTGCATTTCTTTTGTAATTTAATAACATGTAATAAGTTACTTTCAACACTGAgtatgaaataataaataataataatgacgtGCAGTGTGcaggaataataataatctaagaAGACTCCAGTcgtttttttccctcacagTAAACCCCCACTGACAATTATTAAGTATAATAATATTAAGtcttaatataaatataatatggcacataagtatatatatataaatatatatatatatatgtattaagACTTTAATCAATGGATTCACTGGAGGTCCGTCGCTGacagacaacaaaacagaagaagaagaatccaCTTCCGCCTCAGGATACACCGCCACAGCCACACACAGCTAGCTGTGCTGCTCATCACGTTCACATCACCACAGGCTGTATCATCACCTGCTAAAAACATAACAAGATGCAGCCTCTTAATGTGGTGACAGACTAGATTAGCATACACTTTTTTTACTTTCTCACCTCGGTTCTTTGTTGAGTGACCGCtgataagaaaaaacaaattaaaaaaaacaactgtggcGCTATAAAGCTAACGAGCATTAGCTAGAGGAAGCTAGCAAACAGACACGCCAAGATGGAcgaagctgctgctgccgctgcgaTCAATGAGGACGGAGCTGCTAACAACCCCCGCAATGGAGACACAGTGTCTGAAAACAACGTCGGTTCGTCGGCTGAGGACACCGCCCAGGACACCGCTGATGGTAAGTATCCAGAAGTGGTCACTTGGCTAAATGCTCACGTTGTTAGCATTGTCAGTGCACCATCAGTGTGTTCAGGCGTGGTGACCTCCTACACCAACTTCACCACCGCAGAGACATGACAATATAACACTGCAGCTTTGTGGCTTGTCACTGAACGCCTACAATTAGCATGGAGGCGCATTAATTTTCACTATTTTATATCCACCCCTGGTTTTTTTGCTATTTCATGTTCATTTGGATGATCAACAAGAGTCCTAAGCCAAGCTGCTACTCAACCACAGTGTTAGTGTAAGCATGATGTAAGACATGCACAACAAGCAGTAAcctgtaataatgataatatgaatatgaataataataaaaatcagaTAACCAGACCTCAGAGCACAAATATCAAACAGTGCTGAGCCCATACATGGACAGATGGAGGTGCAAgtgcaaaataaaagtccagTTTCATTTATAAGTAGGTAAAACATGAAAGAGAAATAAGCTCACATAAGCAGGTACAATTTAAGTAAAAGAAATAACCATGTATATCAACAAATAAGATGCAAATATAAGAGATTATCTTATGTAAAGCAGATAGATTGCcaataaaagaacaaacaaacaaaagtggaGAAAATATGGAGGTGCATGTAAAGTAGTGACATGGTGATACTAAAACAAGCACAGTATAAAAATGGAGcgacaataaagtaaaaataaaacccTATAAAATTGTTTTATTAAGCGTAGGTTTTCTTGTATAAGTGAGTTTTAAAGGCACTTGAAAGCTGCAGTGGAGTCTGCTGATCTCACACTGAGGGGAAGGCTGTTCGAGAGATGAGAGGCCGTCACAAAAAACGCCTGGTCACCCTTGATTCTCAATCTAGTCAGTGACACagctaaaatgttttgatcaGCTGATCTGATCTCATGTAGTGATGTAAAAAAGAGGTTGTCACTGTAGTACTATTGAACAAAATTTATCATGTGGCCAGGCCACAGAAATGAAAAGCTAACCTCCCAGTTATTGGTACTTTACGAGCCATAAAACATTGAGCAAATTCAATTTGTGATGTGATTCGTTCAAGCACAGTGTTGTTTTCTATTACAGAGCTAAAATTAATGCACGTACAGAAGCACTGCATTGTTGGGCTTTACTATACATTTACATAcaattaataatatttgtacAGGATGTAGTTCAGTGGTAGAGGGCATGGTTTGTATGTGGCTGTGAGTTCGATCTAAGGCATTTCCACTTTTGATTTACACATCTTGTGCTTTTCTGTGGTATATGTTTTATCAGTGTTAACCATCTTGAAAAAACGGACAAGCTTTAccttgaatttttaattgagaCTGGTTGGTTTGGTGATAGGGGTTTTGGGGCTGTTCCTGGTTATGCAAAAATGATTTTActgtttaacaaaaaggtctgtctctgaaGGGTTGCTTTCCATaaattgtcagacacttaaaaaataatctgagcATGCCTgggtcaaaaaaaacaaaacagcactttagtggatgtaaactgatggTGCGAACGTGCCCTGAATGGTTACCCTGCtttgctgctggctgcagcggtCTGgcttaatactggaccagtaTCAAAAAttattgttcccattagtcatgaggacacaaaaacatgtggaaaTAGGGTGCAATTACTAAACTTACCCTCTAACTTTATGTGCCAAAAACATGACTGTCAAGTGCCAGTTAAAGGCGCTTGCTGCTGTCATCTCAGGCTAGATTTTAGCTTTTCAGATGTGCAGTTCATCACTAggtatttctgccaataaaaaCAGCTCCACTGAGAATAAATctggtattttaagccagatGTTTCACCTATCAGACTTTACAGTTCAGTGCAACTCCAGCTTTGATCAACGGAGGTGCTTTTAATTCTCTGATCTCTGATTCAGTTGTCAGGATTTAGTCAGTTCAGATATAACCATTCATTTATTCAAGATATTCTGTCGTGTTATTAATAGGGCCAGTGTTTGCTGTTAGATTTGATTGTGAAAGTAGCATCAGGCTTGCCATGaagaaaatcagtgttttcctttCACAACCCTCTGTTGCAGCACCACAGTCTATTGCAATGTGGTAACGTTTGCCTGCTTAAAAATGCAACACGTTCTGCAGCAGTCATATCAAATAACTCCGTGATTTAACGTCACAAAGGTCATTTGGTGAAAGCACTATATGTTTTAACCCCTCTGTAATAAAAACTGAGTATTTTTATGGGTAATGTTACATTTCCAGAACCAAATTTTGATAATCTAACTTGGAAAGCCTTGTCTTTGTGATTATACTGTAAATTCCaatcagctttaaaataaagatatgtttgcacctgtgtttttgtgatttgtgtctttttttttttttttttcatctttctttctttctctggaAACAGGAGTGGCTTTGACCTCCTATTTTCCCCTTTCTATTTCTAGGGGTTTTCTGCTGTCGGGATTGTGGGGAAGCCTTCAGAGAGGAGGCAGCCTACTTGGAGCATCGCCATCAGCACTCGCAAGAAAACGTGTATTTAGACGACCAGTTGGATGATTTACATGATGCAGAAAAGGACAATGAAACAGCTAATTTCTGTACTTTATGTTCACTCTCATTTGTTGAACCAAGTGAATTCCACTTGCATATGGAGAACAGCCATGGTCGAACCTCTCAAAAGGAGCCTGGTATTCAAATAAATTCTGGGATAACAAAGCACCACACCTATGAATGTCCAGACTGTGGGAAATGTTATGGTGTGATCGGACACTTTCTCAACCATCAGCGGTCACACAGACAAGCCTCGAAATCTGTTTTTCATGACCTTGAACATTTGAAAAAGAAGTCGTTTCAGTGCGAGTCTTGTGGGCGGAATTATTCTCGCGCTTCAGCTCTGGATGCGCACCGTCGCTGTCATGAGGAGAAGTTAGTAAAGTCACGAAACAGGAGTTCAGGAGATGCATGTCCCACTGAGGAGTCAATAGTTGAAGCCAAGCCTGTTGAAAACCGGGCGAAGGACACTCCTGAAAAAACTTTTAAGTGTTCATGTGGGAAAGCTTTTACTGCTCTGATGCGCCTTAAAACACATCAAAGATTTAGCCGCAACAGTCAGTGCTCTCCAGAGGAAAAGCAAGAAAAACCAAAGAAAGGCCTCAACGAGTTTTACTGTACTGAGTGTAAGAAGGCTTTCAGCGGCCATATCGCCCTCTTTAACCATCAGCGATGGCATGAGAATCACTCACATGATTCTGCGAAAAGATACCCATGTGAGGAATGTGGGAAAGTATTTATGACTCTAACGTTCTACTACAGACATCAGCGCATGGCGCACAGTGACGAGACCCCGGCAAAGTCATTTCTTCATCAAGTGTGTCAGCTGCAGAAGAAGGCATTTGAATGTAAAGATTGTGGGCTAAAGTTTTCCAGGGCCTCAGCACTTCACTCCCATCAGCTTCATCACACGGATGTTTTCAGAGAAACGGAGAAGGAGGCTCAGACGGGCACCTCTCTGCTACCTCAACAGAAAACTctggaaagcaaaacaaaagacacTGAGCAGGAAGAAGTGAAATCAGAGAACGTGCTTCCCACCAGTATAACTGAAGAAGACTCACATGCAAATGAGACTGATGAAGAGTTGGAGAGTTATGAACCTGGGGACTTTAATGTACAGGTGATCAGTGCGAGTGAATCTGAGGACGAGCCTGTCCAAGACCTCAATCCTGATCTCGAGCTGCTGTGTGAATCAGATCAGGAAGTAAGAGACGATGGCAGCGCTGGAGTTTCCTCCGGTATCCCTGTTTCAAAACCAGGGCTGGATTTGAAAATTGTACAAATTGACTTTGGGGAAGCTGACGAGCCGTGTGCACTGGTAGCGAGGGAAGCCGAGAGTAAAACAACAGGAGAAAGATTTGATTGTCCAGAGTGTTACCGTTGGTTTTCTAGTGCTTCATCACTGCGTGTTCACAGAATGTGGCATGGCGTTCGTAAGAGGAAACAGCAGACTCAAGGTCAGTCAGTGGCAGCTCACACATGTGACACATCTGGACACGAAACCAGTAGCTATGCAGCACACTGCAGTGACATACAACAACACAAGAATCAAAACACTagcaatgatgatgatgaggcaGAGGGACTGGAGAAGAAAAATTTGACATGTAATGAGTGTGGTAAATGCTTCTCACGTTTATCTGCTTTAGTCTCCCATCAGCTGCATCATcccaaaagaaaacagtttcaaTGCCCACATTGCATGATGTGTTATTCGTATGCAGCCAGCCTGTTTAATCATATGAAAAACTGCTCCACACAGAAAAAGGAGAATATTTCAGCCACTAAGAAAGAATACAATCCAAAGAAAACCCTCCTAGGCCCAAAGATTTATCATTGCGAACAATGCGGGAAAGGTTTTTGGTCTCTAGGAGCTTACTCCCACCACAAGCAAAGTCAGACTCAGTGTGTAGATTTGAGGCTAAGAAAAGGGGTCACAGGGTCTTTGCACTCTGTTAATGGACACCCGCGCTTCAAGGTTGCATGTCCAGTGTGCGGTAGAAAGTTTCGTCACAAAGGAATTATGGCACTGCACATGCGAAAACACGAAAACGGGAATCACAAGTGTGAACTCTGCAACAGATCGTTCCGTCTCTTCTCCAGCCTCCTCAGACACCAGGTTGTGCATAATGACCAGTTACTCCCACCGCCCATTAAGTCTTTTCAGCATCAGGTGGAGCAACTGAAAAAGAACACTTACAGCTGTCCTGACTGCGGGAAGCTGTTTTCACGGGCAAAAGCACTTCAGTTTCACATGAAAAGCCATGGGTACGAGACTGGGCACTCGCCATCATCGCCAAGATCTGCTGTCACGCTTGAGGATCTGCAGTGTGCAACGTGCCTcgcacatttcagcaacaaggCCTCTTTGAGGGCTCATCAGAAACTTTGCATTAAAAGAGAACCCTCAGAAAATAATGATTCCCTGACATGGCACAAAGATAGTGTGGATGTCAGCAGACAGAAAAGCTCTGAGCAAATAACAGTACATACTGAAGTAAAGAGTGAAATAGACAGTGGGGAGCTAAAGATGGAAATTCAAACAGACGAAGGCAACTTAGAAAACCCAGGCACAACCAATTTGaaatacaaatgcaaaaagTGTGACAGAAGCTTTTCAGTAGTCGGAGCTTTAAATTTTCATAAAAGAATTCATGCTGAAGGTTACAAATCTGTAGAAAAAGCTAACTTGGGCATGCCCATAATGCTTAAGAAACCTAAGCAGGAAGAGCCGAGTAAAGGACTATTTCACTGTTCAGACTGTGGGAGGAGATTCATGTCCAACTCTGCCCTCGGCTCCCACAAAAGATggcacaaagaaaagaaattttCACGATCCTTGCTTAAAGATGATGATTTGAAATCCGTTAGCCACAAGACAGAGGACGGACCTTTTCAGTGCCACAAATGTGGCAAACAGTTTTTTAACCATCTTGTTCTCCAGCGCCACCAGACGTTTAATCCTCAGTGTCAAACCAAAACTGAGCCTGAGCCCGGTTCTGGCAAGAGTGTCGAGAGCAACAGCACACTGGAAAATTCAGAGTTTTCGTGTCCAGAATGTCACAAAACATTTGAGCAAGGCTCAATTCTGGCTGTCCACTATGAAAATGAACACAGTAACACTTTGACAGCTGGAGATCATCAAGGAGACGGGCTCGGCGTGGTTGAACAAGTCCCAGAACACGTTAAAGTCAACTTGAATGGGAGTAAGCCCGTGTCATCAACACTGATGCCAAAAGCTCACCAGTGTCCTTTCTGCTCTTTGGTCTTTGCTAAAGCAAGGGGTCTGCGTGCCCACAAATGGCAGGCCCACTCAAAGAGGACAAAAGGTAAAAAGCCGGATATTTTGAGAATGAAACCGGTGCCCATTGCCCCAAAGAGTGAAGTCAAACAGACGCACGACATCAGTACAGTGGCGATGAAAAATAGCCCTGTTGccagaggaaagaagaaaatcCCATCGGACCCCACACCACATGTGAACTCTGTCCTATGCCTTGACTGTGGGAAGCAGTGCAGTTCTCCCAACACCCTCCTTGACCATAAGAAGGAGTGCCCGGTGATAAAGCACGAGTCTAAACAGGTGATCCAAACTCCTGAAACCACGGCAGAGGTTTCCCCACCCCTCAGCCGCCTGTCTGAGCATACAGCCAAATGCCTCTTCAAGTGTGATAAGTGTGGGAAAGCTTTCCAAACAGAGGAACAACTGGGAAGCCATAAAACCAAGGCGAAAAGCCGACCTTATTGTTGCGCCCTGTGCTGCCACGGCTTTTGGACCGAGAACCAGCTGCAGCAACACCTCGCCTGGCACGATGAAGTCCGCTGTCGTCTCCCCAACGAGGTTCGCTACAGGCTCAGCGCTGCTATGACCTCAAAGCCTTTAAAACCCAACGTCCCCTCTGCTGACCCCACAGGGACGTCCTTTCCATCCCCAGACAGCAAGTCACAAAGTAGCCATAAGTGCCAGCATTGTGGCAAAGCCTTTCTCTCACCGACTGCGTTACAAAAACACGAAACTCAGCACTGTAACAACGACTCGTATCATTGCTCTATCTGCCCCAGGACCTTCAGTGAGATACAGGACCTTATCGATCATCATCAGGAATGTATCGGTGATTACAAAAGGCAGAGTGATGCCCCCGCTGCTGTCTCCTCAGGAGATACCAATGGCCTTACTTGCCTCGAATGTGGAACTACTTTTTGTCAAGAAACTGATTTGCACCAGCACTACATTGAACATGCCCGCAGAGTGTATTAAGACTATACAACCTGAAAAGGACTGAAGTGAAGACACTGTAgattgtggatttttgtttcttttggcGGTTGCCGAACTACTTAAATATGTTAAGCTATAAATTTACTTAGGCTAAGTAGAAACATGCTTTCCCtatttgtttctgtattttttgaGATTCTtcatattttgaaaagcagttccttaggggtttttttttccaatctcAGGCTTTCCTTTACACTGGATTAGTATGTGTACAAATGTTTAGGAATAACCCCTTTTATAAACTTGTGTTGCGACGTCTCAAATGTGTAGTTTTGAGCCACCATTTGATTTGCCCCTGTTTTGAGTAGACCTGTAATCAGTTGAACCTCATGAGCCAATTACTGGCTGGAGTATCGTAGTTCATAACTAGatatatcaaaaaaaaaaaaaagaattagaaACATTTatgcatgtaaatgtttttcCTCATTCTTTTAAAATCATCTCAAAATTGAAAAGTGGAGCTAAGACACTACCTTTTTCCGAGTCTATGAGAACATTGAAATATTTCTGCTAACACTAATTTTGCTTGTGTCCTTTTAAATAGGTTACGCAGAGTTAAATGAAGTTCAACAATGTACATTGTGTGAATTGGTTAAAAAAAGTCCTGATATTGAACATTGCAGCCATTTACTACCATAAATCAAATTTACCAGTCAAAGAATTGTTTGTTACCTACAACATGTTTTGCATTAATTGATGTGAAAGCTCCCATGTTCTTTCCTTTTAAGTGTTATATTTCTATGTTGTGGAGAGACTATTCAGTACTTAAACTAAAATGCAATTATGTTCTTGTAGAATAGTTGTTAGTTTACTGTACCACTTATgtagtggagaaaaaaagtatttgtatTGTATAAGAGATGTTACTTTGctatattaatttaaaaactttcTTTTCCTTATTTGACCAATATACCCTTTGACTACTTGTTTAACTTGCTGTTTCtgaacaaagaagaaaaagtgctctaaaaagttaaaaataaatagatttttttttgcgtGAATTACTGGGTTGTGTGATTCATTCAGCCTTAGATAAGTCATGCATGTTTGTGGGATCAGCTGTCTGGtttgttatatttcttttttgtgaTTGACACTCATCTTGTGATGAATTAGCACCGGCCATGTATTGGGTTGttatcagaaacattttttaaaaatcatgcgAAGACCAAAGTTAGAAGGAAAAGTAAAGATTTCAAACACACCGCATTATGGATACGGAGCCTGGAGTGTGCCACCTGAATAGGTAGACTTTTGTAGTGTTAACTGCAATATTGTAGTCAAGAGCACCTCAACTGAGAtcaagtcatgaccaagacgAGTGTAACAAGACCGACACAAGACTCATAACCAAGGCAGGGCGTGTCCCGCACTGCAAGATGGACTTACAATAAAATGTGGAATATGCAAACTACAGGCACTTCTGACAGCTGCTTCTTGTATCTCTCACGTGACGGTACCAGTAAAGGGAGAAGGGAGGGGTGACAGCCCTTAATAGTAACAAGGGTTTAAAATCAGAAATGATTCGTTATTGGTTGCATATGAAACAGGAAGTTTTACATCCCAATACCGTAATGATGCTAATAAATACATCACACAATGCACAGGTAATTCAGTGATATCCTTGCAGTTGTGGCCCTCACCGGTCTTGTAATAAAATCCTGAGTCCTCGACCAATCTCAAGTACTACAACATTGGTTTACTAATGCATtataaaaaggttttaaaaaagaaaaaatattgcaTTTGCCAGGTAatgattttgttcatttttttctgtctggaAATTAGATTGCTTTAATTGGTAGACATATTCTCTTAAAGACACTTAAGCAATTATCCACCAACAAATAAGTCAGAGCAGTTGTGGTACTGTAAGACTTTGAGTGGCACATTGCAGGTTCTGTAGATGGGTCACAGATAATCTACTTGCTTTACAggcatattttgttttaatgcacaAGCTCTgagattttaatgattttatgaaGCGTTAAACCTGACTCAACACTTTTAATTGCACCCCTCATCTGTGAACGAAGAGAAGAGCCACAACTCAGTCTTGTAAGTTTTACCTGCTTTAATTAAAAAGCTTTGCCATTGACAGCAGGCTTTTTAGCAGGCGGCTACATTTCAGCTGAGCCATCACAGAAAAATTAGTTTATTAATAAAATCATAAGATCTCTATTGGTTTATTTAATATACTATATAATAAATTGAAGTTCAACTGAAGTAtgtaaaatgactatttgtacaTATAAAATATCTAAAttggttcttcttcttcttttctagTCAAACAGAGCAGCATTACATGTGAGGATTGTGGACTGGAGTTTACACACTGGGACGTCTTCAAGACACACCTGCACCAGCATGCCctggaagaagaggaggaggaggaggacgccCAGACGGGAGACAACATGAATTCTGCAGCAGAACTGGATGCTGGGAAAGCAGGCGAAAACAAAGGTGAAAAAACGGGCGGTGATGCAGATGCGTGTGACATGAGCAGTTCATCGCAAACACAACCCTCAGGCTTGACACAAGGTGTCAAGTTTACCTGCTCGGTCTGTGGGAAGGTTTACAAATATTGGTCTCCATACTTAAAACACCAAAAGGTGTGTGGAAAGcccacaaaaaaacccccacagaGTGTCCAGAATCTACGTGATTATCAGTGTCCAGACTGCGGGATGTCTTTTATCAGGCGAGCGCGGCTGCTTGGTCACCTGAGAGTTCACAGGTCGTTTAACTCGAAGCCTCCCAGATGTGATCAGTGTAACAAAGACTTCAGCTCTCTAAAGGCATGGATGGCTCACGTCGATCTCC
This DNA window, taken from Epinephelus moara isolate mb chromosome 6, YSFRI_EMoa_1.0, whole genome shotgun sequence, encodes the following:
- the si:ch211-261d7.6 gene encoding zinc finger protein 208 isoform X1, which codes for MDEAAAAAAINEDGAANNPRNGDTVSENNVGSSAEDTAQDTADGVFCCRDCGEAFREEAAYLEHRHQHSQENVYLDDQLDDLHDAEKDNETANFCTLCSLSFVEPSEFHLHMENSHGRTSQKEPGIQINSGITKHHTYECPDCGKCYGVIGHFLNHQRSHRQASKSVFHDLEHLKKKSFQCESCGRNYSRASALDAHRRCHEEKLVKSRNRSSGDACPTEESIVEAKPVENRAKDTPEKTFKCSCGKAFTALMRLKTHQRFSRNSQCSPEEKQEKPKKGLNEFYCTECKKAFSGHIALFNHQRWHENHSHDSAKRYPCEECGKVFMTLTFYYRHQRMAHSDETPAKSFLHQVCQLQKKAFECKDCGLKFSRASALHSHQLHHTDVFRETEKEAQTGTSLLPQQKTLESKTKDTEQEEVKSENVLPTSITEEDSHANETDEELESYEPGDFNVQVISASESEDEPVQDLNPDLELLCESDQEVRDDGSAGVSSGIPVSKPGLDLKIVQIDFGEADEPCALVAREAESKTTGERFDCPECYRWFSSASSLRVHRMWHGVRKRKQQTQGQSVAAHTCDTSGHETSSYAAHCSDIQQHKNQNTSNDDDEAEGLEKKNLTCNECGKCFSRLSALVSHQLHHPKRKQFQCPHCMMCYSYAASLFNHMKNCSTQKKENISATKKEYNPKKTLLGPKIYHCEQCGKGFWSLGAYSHHKQSQTQCVDLRLRKGVTGSLHSVNGHPRFKVACPVCGRKFRHKGIMALHMRKHENGNHKCELCNRSFRLFSSLLRHQVVHNDQLLPPPIKSFQHQVEQLKKNTYSCPDCGKLFSRAKALQFHMKSHGYETGHSPSSPRSAVTLEDLQCATCLAHFSNKASLRAHQKLCIKREPSENNDSLTWHKDSVDVSRQKSSEQITVHTEVKSEIDSGELKMEIQTDEGNLENPGTTNLKYKCKKCDRSFSVVGALNFHKRIHAEGYKSVEKANLGMPIMLKKPKQEEPSKGLFHCSDCGRRFMSNSALGSHKRWHKEKKFSRSLLKDDDLKSVSHKTEDGPFQCHKCGKQFFNHLVLQRHQTFNPQCQTKTEPEPGSGKSVESNSTLENSEFSCPECHKTFEQGSILAVHYENEHSNTLTAGDHQGDGLGVVEQVPEHVKVNLNGSKPVSSTLMPKAHQCPFCSLVFAKARGLRAHKWQAHSKRTKGKKPDILRMKPVPIAPKSEVKQTHDISTVAMKNSPVARGKKKIPSDPTPHVNSVLCLDCGKQCSSPNTLLDHKKECPVIKHESKQVIQTPETTAEVSPPLSRLSEHTAKCLFKCDKCGKAFQTEEQLGSHKTKAKSRPYCCALCCHGFWTENQLQQHLAWHDEVRCRLPNEVRYRLSAAMTSKPLKPNVPSADPTGTSFPSPDSKSQSSHKCQHCGKAFLSPTALQKHETQHCNNDSYHCSICPRTFSEIQDLIDHHQECIGDYKRQSDAPAAVSSGDTNGLTCLECGTTFCQETDLHQHYIEHARRVY
- the si:ch211-261d7.6 gene encoding zinc finger protein 420 isoform X3 translates to MDEAAAAAAINEDGAANNPRNGDTVSENNVGSSAEDTAQDTADGVFCCRDCGEAFREEAAYLEHRHQHSQENVYLDDQLDDLHDAEKDNETANFCTLCSLSFVEPSEFHLHMENSHGRTSQKEPGIQINSGITKHHTYECPDCGKCYGVIGHFLNHQRSHRQASKSVFHDLEHLKKKSFQCESCGRNYSRASALDAHRRCHEEKLVKSRNRSSGDACPTEESIVEAKPVENRAKDTPEKTFKCSCGKAFTALMRLKTHQRFSRNSQCSPEEKQEKPKKGLNEFYCTECKKAFSGHIALFNHQRWHENHSHDSAKRYPCEECGKVFMTLTFYYRHQRMAHSDETPAKSFLHQVCQLQKKAFECKDCGLKFSRASALHSHQLHHTDVFRETEKEAQTGTSLLPQQKTLESKTKDTEQEEVKSENVLPTSITEEDSHANETDEELESYEPGDFNVQVISASESEDEPVQDLNPDLELLCESDQEVRDDGSAGVSSGIPVSKPGLDLKIVQIDFGEADEPCALVAREAESKTTGERFDCPECYRWFSSASSLRVHRMWHGVRKRKQQTQVKQSSITCEDCGLEFTHWDVFKTHLHQHALEEEEEEEDAQTGDNMNSAAELDAGKAGENKGEKTGGDADACDMSSSSQTQPSGLTQGVKFTCSVCGKVYKYWSPYLKHQKVCGKPTKKPPQSVQNLRDYQCPDCGMSFIRRARLLGHLRVHRSFNSKPPRCDQCNKDFSSLKAWMAHVDLHKQRPFWCLSCAKGFNDEASLDEHLRFHSLKEHKCDICSKSFNLPIQLRNHYRSHARAKPYLCKICGKSFISPGKLIFHRRKHLRAHVASSGMPLGIKNSAIIAKKQAIKKQRLMLATVREVPEMYANMERLPGNKERMREEFGKLFEDADSEDSDSEDSDSEDSDCGDPAHHYRLSKPPHSAGSDAPDEPQSETVQPQTGQEVDESESQETDTYAEHKYWEWECIDCDMGFDKVEELHLHYIQHATGELPIPQDDM
- the si:ch211-261d7.6 gene encoding zinc finger protein 208 isoform X2 is translated as MENSHGRTSQKEPGIQINSGITKHHTYECPDCGKCYGVIGHFLNHQRSHRQASKSVFHDLEHLKKKSFQCESCGRNYSRASALDAHRRCHEEKLVKSRNRSSGDACPTEESIVEAKPVENRAKDTPEKTFKCSCGKAFTALMRLKTHQRFSRNSQCSPEEKQEKPKKGLNEFYCTECKKAFSGHIALFNHQRWHENHSHDSAKRYPCEECGKVFMTLTFYYRHQRMAHSDETPAKSFLHQVCQLQKKAFECKDCGLKFSRASALHSHQLHHTDVFRETEKEAQTGTSLLPQQKTLESKTKDTEQEEVKSENVLPTSITEEDSHANETDEELESYEPGDFNVQVISASESEDEPVQDLNPDLELLCESDQEVRDDGSAGVSSGIPVSKPGLDLKIVQIDFGEADEPCALVAREAESKTTGERFDCPECYRWFSSASSLRVHRMWHGVRKRKQQTQGQSVAAHTCDTSGHETSSYAAHCSDIQQHKNQNTSNDDDEAEGLEKKNLTCNECGKCFSRLSALVSHQLHHPKRKQFQCPHCMMCYSYAASLFNHMKNCSTQKKENISATKKEYNPKKTLLGPKIYHCEQCGKGFWSLGAYSHHKQSQTQCVDLRLRKGVTGSLHSVNGHPRFKVACPVCGRKFRHKGIMALHMRKHENGNHKCELCNRSFRLFSSLLRHQVVHNDQLLPPPIKSFQHQVEQLKKNTYSCPDCGKLFSRAKALQFHMKSHGYETGHSPSSPRSAVTLEDLQCATCLAHFSNKASLRAHQKLCIKREPSENNDSLTWHKDSVDVSRQKSSEQITVHTEVKSEIDSGELKMEIQTDEGNLENPGTTNLKYKCKKCDRSFSVVGALNFHKRIHAEGYKSVEKANLGMPIMLKKPKQEEPSKGLFHCSDCGRRFMSNSALGSHKRWHKEKKFSRSLLKDDDLKSVSHKTEDGPFQCHKCGKQFFNHLVLQRHQTFNPQCQTKTEPEPGSGKSVESNSTLENSEFSCPECHKTFEQGSILAVHYENEHSNTLTAGDHQGDGLGVVEQVPEHVKVNLNGSKPVSSTLMPKAHQCPFCSLVFAKARGLRAHKWQAHSKRTKGKKPDILRMKPVPIAPKSEVKQTHDISTVAMKNSPVARGKKKIPSDPTPHVNSVLCLDCGKQCSSPNTLLDHKKECPVIKHESKQVIQTPETTAEVSPPLSRLSEHTAKCLFKCDKCGKAFQTEEQLGSHKTKAKSRPYCCALCCHGFWTENQLQQHLAWHDEVRCRLPNEVRYRLSAAMTSKPLKPNVPSADPTGTSFPSPDSKSQSSHKCQHCGKAFLSPTALQKHETQHCNNDSYHCSICPRTFSEIQDLIDHHQECIGDYKRQSDAPAAVSSGDTNGLTCLECGTTFCQETDLHQHYIEHARRVY